The genomic stretch GTCCCTCGACGGCTTCGTGGCAGGACCGAACCAGAGCCTGGACCAGCCGTTCGGCGACGGCGTGGGCGACCGGCTGCACCAATGGCTGCACCAATGGATGTTGGGTGAGCCCGAGCGGCACGCCGCGGTGATCGAGGGCATCACCGCGGCCGGCGCCTTCATCATGGGCCGCAACATGTTCAGCCCCGGCCGCGGCGCCTGGGACCTGGACTGGAACGGCTGGTGGGGCGACGAGCCGCCGTACCACGCGCCGGTCTTCGTCCTCACGCACCACCCGCGCGACCCGCTGACGATGAAGGGCGGCACGACGTTCACCTTCGTCACCGACGGGATCGAGGCGGCGATGGCCCGGGCGCGCGAGGCCGCCGGCGACCGCGACGTCGCCATCGCGGGCGGCGCCGAGACGGTGAACCAGTACCTGGCGGCAGGGCTCATCGACGAGCTGCGCCTGCACGTCGCGCCCATGATTCTCGGCAGAGGCGAGCGGCTGCTCCACAACGTCGGCGACATCACCCTCGAACCCGTCGGCGACCCCTCGGGCACCAGCCTCGTCACCCACCTGACGTACCGGGTGATCAGGGAGGTCAAGCCATAGAAGCAGAAGTGGCTGGTGATATCGCTGTTGTTGCTGTACTCACAGGTCGGCCCGGCCGGCGTCCCGCACAGTCGACCTGACTCGTCCTGCTCGACATCGAGATGCCGGGCCTGTCGGGGCTGCAGGTCGCCGAACGCCTGCGCGGCCGAAAGATGAGTTGTGACGAAGCATCGCGGACGATAAGCGGAGCTATCGGCTAACACCTGCACACACATGTGAAGCGAATTAAGCTCGAAGTGATCCCGATCACATGGGGGCAGCCCTTCACATGAGCGATCCCGGCCAGAACAAGGCACCCGCGCCGCAGCCGAATCAGCCGACCATCGGCAGGTCGGCGAAGGAGGCGCTGATCAGTGCCTTGGCCGCCGCCATCGTGGGCGTGGTGCTGGTGCCGTGGACCAACCTCTTCCGCACGCTGCCCTTCCACATGCAGTTGTGGCTGCCGGTGGGCATCGGGATCGTCGTCGCGGCCCTGCTGCACATTCCGGCGTTACGCCGCTTCTACGAGACGTACGCGAAGACCATCCGGTTGGGCCTGCTGGTGTTGGTCGGGGCGGGGCTGGCGACCGGGGGCTGGCTGGTGTTCCAGGTGATCACAGCGGACGACCAGTGCCCGGCGCCGACTGAGCTGCGGCTGGTCACGGCACCGGAGAATGTCACCGAGCTCACCACGCGCACGCAGCAGTACATGCGGGAGAACCGCATCGATGGCTGCCCCTCGATCCGGCTGACCGTGGCGGTCGCGCCGCCTCCCGTCCACCTCGCGGACGCGTTCACCAACAGGTGGGAATGGCGGGAGGACCGCCGCGACCAGCCGTATGCCCGGCTGTACGACCTGCAGCCCGACGCCTGGGTCGCCACCACGGCGGCCGAGGTCGCCGAGCTCACGGCGGGCGGGCTGAAGTCGGAGGTCGGCAACGGGCCGGAGGTCCAAGTGGGCCAGGATCAGCTCGTCCTGGCGATGACCGAGCAGCGGCGCGAGGAGCTCGGCAAACACATGGACGATCCGGGCCAGTACGCGTTCAGCAAGGTCTGGAACATCCTGACCGAGCAGATGGGCATGACGATCGCGCGCCCGTTTCCCGAGACCTCCATGGCCGCGCTGATCGGCACCAGCGACGTGTTCGCCGGCCGCAAGCTCGCCGAGGACAAGTACGTTCAGGCCGAGCAGGAGCTCGTCGAGAACGGGCTCGGCGCGGACACGGTCACCTCGCTGCTGTGCGCGTTCGACGACCTCGCCGACGAGTCCCAGCGCCGGCAGACCGATCCCAAGATGGTGCTGCTGGTGCCTGGTCACAGCGTGGAGGACTTCAATGCCGGCCGCGTCCAGGGCTGCCCGGGGACCGGCGAGAGCACGCACCTCATCGCGGTGCGTCATCCCGGACTGAGCAAGCTCGACTATCGGTACGTCAAGGTGACCTGGCCCGGCCAGCGCTCCGCCGAACGGGAGAAGCTGGTCGATCACTTCGGCGCCTGGTTGCTGAGCCACCCGCTCTTCCCCAACGTGCCGGTGTCCAGCGAGAGGGATGTCGACGAGCGGCTCGGCGAGCTGAAGACGCGGTTGCTGGACGAGTTGCGCCCGCAGCTCGACCTGCGGCTGATCGTCGACACGTCGGGATCGGCGGATCGTCCGGTACGCATCCAGGCCGCCGAGGCGCTGCGCGCCAACAGCAGGATGCTCGGGCCGCGCGATCGTGTCCAGGTGTTCGGCCTGCATGCGCAGACCAGGAACGGGCCCGCCGAGGTGACCGGCATCGCGGCCAGAAGCGACCCCGAGCAGCTCGGCACCGTGGCCGCGAAGATCGAGAACACCCCGTTCGACAAGTGGGATGCGCCCACCTCGGCCGGGCTCGCCAAGCTCGGCGCGGGCGACGAGGCGGTGCCGGCGCCCGTGGTGCTGCTGACCGACGGCCGCCTGTTCGACAACGAGGGCGGCGGCCAGGCGGCTACGGCGATCGCCGGGGCGCTCGAGAAGGCCTCCACCGT from Nonomuraea polychroma encodes the following:
- a CDS encoding dihydrofolate reductase family protein, with protein sequence MSKVTCDMAMSLDGFVAGPNQSLDQPFGDGVGDRLHQWLHQWMLGEPERHAAVIEGITAAGAFIMGRNMFSPGRGAWDLDWNGWWGDEPPYHAPVFVLTHHPRDPLTMKGGTTFTFVTDGIEAAMARAREAAGDRDVAIAGGAETVNQYLAAGLIDELRLHVAPMILGRGERLLHNVGDITLEPVGDPSGTSLVTHLTYRVIREVKP